The Fervidicoccaceae archaeon genome contains a region encoding:
- a CDS encoding VTT domain-containing protein — MELTLLETLRSLVSSLGLAGVFVISALGNAVPYSSVPYLAFIAAYSMAMEAGSRILLVLVGALGATAGKLLIYAASRYAAEKVISEERKKDMEYLRRALSRRYLGLLAVLLFAATPLPDDVLYVPLGVAKYDPTHFFAGTLLGKTVIVGIAVFLGERATWVLSAASEYGTGALIAGAAVLIAFTSVLLAVVIFADWRSVFMALSERGALASLAVLTRETALILTLRHPSIRRRGEKLGELIGKSHDMGEAR; from the coding sequence GTGGAGCTTACATTGTTGGAGACCCTCAGGTCCTTGGTCTCTAGCCTAGGACTAGCGGGAGTCTTTGTAATCAGCGCGCTGGGGAACGCCGTGCCGTATTCTTCGGTGCCCTATCTAGCTTTCATCGCAGCCTACTCCATGGCCATGGAGGCGGGGAGTAGGATTCTCTTAGTTCTCGTTGGGGCTCTCGGCGCGACCGCGGGCAAGCTCTTGATCTATGCCGCCTCGAGGTATGCGGCCGAGAAGGTGATATCTGAGGAGCGCAAGAAAGACATGGAGTATCTGAGGAGGGCTCTGAGCAGAAGATATTTAGGTCTACTGGCGGTCTTGCTCTTTGCAGCAACGCCTCTGCCGGACGACGTGTTATACGTACCCCTGGGAGTGGCCAAGTACGATCCGACACACTTCTTCGCGGGGACCCTGCTGGGCAAGACCGTGATAGTCGGTATTGCCGTGTTCCTGGGAGAGAGAGCGACCTGGGTCCTCAGCGCAGCCTCCGAATACGGTACCGGCGCGTTGATAGCCGGGGCGGCGGTGCTCATCGCCTTCACCTCGGTGCTGCTAGCCGTGGTGATATTCGCCGATTGGAGGAGCGTCTTCATGGCCCTCTCCGAACGAGGCGCCCTCGCCTCATTGGCCGTGTTGACCCGAGAGACTGCGCTTATCCTTACTCTGAGGCACCCATCCATCAGGAGGAGAGGCGAGAAGCTAGGGGAGCTCATTGGAAAATCTCACGATATGGGCGAGGCCCGCTGA